One region of Thermodesulfobacteriota bacterium genomic DNA includes:
- a CDS encoding thioesterase family protein, with translation MYHAIEIRVRFGETDPYGVAYFAAILDYFKRGMDEYLRSRGIAPGLAYRNPKERYGFPVVATRCRYRSPVRFDDLLTLRTRVVRVEKNGATFGFSLFRTEAGKDLLAAEGSISCRSIDASWKPVPLPAELAAVLSRR, from the coding sequence ATGTACCACGCCATCGAGATCCGCGTCCGGTTCGGGGAGACGGACCCCTACGGCGTCGCGTATTTCGCCGCGATCCTCGATTACTTCAAGCGGGGGATGGACGAGTATCTCCGGTCCCGGGGGATCGCTCCCGGCCTGGCCTACCGCAATCCGAAGGAGCGATACGGGTTCCCGGTGGTCGCGACCCGGTGCCGCTACCGCTCCCCCGTGCGGTTCGACGACCTGCTCACCCTGCGGACGCGCGTGGTCCGCGTCGAAAAAAACGGCGCCACCTTCGGATTCTCGCTGTTCCGGACGGAGGCGGGGAAGGACCTCCTCGCGGCCGAGGGGAGCATCTCCTGCCGCTCCATCGACGCTTCCTGGAAGCCGGTGCCTCTCCCCGCCGAGCTCGCCGCCGTTTTATCCCGCCGCTGA